A window of Rhododendron vialii isolate Sample 1 chromosome 11a, ASM3025357v1 contains these coding sequences:
- the LOC131308100 gene encoding uncharacterized protein LOC131308100 — translation MKSKHRCGSKSIPVRVDAMMKTNGNHVPDLKEVYKSTHFNEDTKMWISEESEKNYGKIIEVEAEHCTEAGVTPITQDELSIKSLKAKLGYVKGLGMRPSSSLRTIVASASTSNSQYVSHLESLVQEYQEERQAQQQKIDVLSESNKQMELTTATIMEYLKHQGNGFSEYIENSRST, via the exons ATGAAGTCCAAACATAGATGTGGTTCGAAGTCCATCCCAGTGAGGGTAGATGCAATG ATGAAAACCAATGGGAATCATGTGCCGGACTTGAAAGAAGTTTACAAATCTACCCACTTCAATGAAGATACAAAAATGTGGATCTCTGAAGAATCCGAGAAGAACTAT GGCAAGATCATAGAGGTAGAGGCTGAACATTGTACTGAGGCTGGTGTGACACCGATCACACAAGATGAGCTTTCAATCAAGTCGCTCAAGGCAAAATTAGGATACGTTAAAGGACTGGGTATGAGACCTTCCTCATCTCTTAGGACCATTGTTGCATCTGCATCTACATCCAACAGTCAATATGTATCGCATCTTGAGTCGCTGGTACAAGAATATCAAGAGGAAAGGCAAGCACAACAGCAAAAGATAGATGTGCTTTCAGAGTCAAACAAGCAGATGGAGTTGACGACAGCTACGATCATGGAGTATTTGAAACACCAAGGGAATGGATTCAGCGAATATATTGAGAATTCAAGGAGCACATGA